CAAAAATCGGCCTTGACTGAGCTCCAGATCCCTAACCGATAAGTAGGATGAAGTTGCACCGGTCATTGAAACCTGTGCCGAAGCTTCTCCGTTTTTAGCATAAACGCGTCCTGTGACCACAGGCGCCACTTCCGATATCCCGTTCAGCTCTTTAAACTGTTCAATTGTATCATCCGTCAGCTCTAAGGAGTCGGTATCCGTGACACTTACCGTTATCAAGTTCGTTCCAAGGCTATTGATCTCATCCTGAACGGACTGTGAGGAACCCTGCCCGATCGAAACCAGAACGATTACGGAGGCAACTCCAATTATGATCCCAAGCATGGTTAAAAATGCTCTGACTTTATTGGTTTTGATACTGCGTATAGCCATTATCATTGATTCGCTCAGGTTCAATCCAATCACCTCCGTTCTCAAATAGCTGACCATCCTGTATCCGGACGACACGAGTCGCTTCTTTTGCCACTTCCAAGTCATGGGTTATTAGAATGATTGTTTGTCCCTTTTCGTTCAATTCTTTCAGCATCTGCAGCACTTCTTTACTCGTTTTACTATCCAAGGCCCCCGTCGGCTCATCCGCCAATAGAACGGGCGGGTCACCGGCAAGTGCCCTTGCAATCGCAACTCTTTGCTGTTGTCCGCCCGACAGTTGGTTCGGCAGATGATTCTTCCGGTCACTCAGGCCTACCATATCAAGGCATGCATTGGCCACTTTTCTTCTTTCCTTAACGCTTGCCCCTCTATAAACCAGGGGAAGTTCGACATTTTCCAACGCTGTCAGTTTTGCCAACAGGTTAAAATTTTGAAAGATAAATCCTATTTTAATATTACGAATGGCAGCTAACTCATTATCCTTCATCTTTTCCACTTCTTTTCCATCAAGAAGATATTCACCTATGTCAGGCTTGTCAAGGCAGCCAATCATATTCATGAACGTCGATTTTCCTGACCCAGAAGGACCGATGATCGAAATGAAATCGCCTTTATCGATTGTAAGACAGACATCTTGAAGTGCCTTAACCGTTTCACCGCCTAATTCATATGATTTAGACATGTTCCTAATTTCTATGATGGGTTTCGTCATTTTACTGACCTCCCTTGCCGCTTGGCATTCCGCCACCGTTTGGCATCCCGCCGCTCGGCATTCGCATTTCGCCTCCTTGGCCTCCCCTCATTCCTTCACCACCACTTCCAGTCGAGCTTTCATTGATGGTGATGGGCAAGGAAACAAACTGGCCCTCTTCAAGTCCCGAAGTTATTTCAATATACCTATCATTGCTGATCCCAGTCTCAACCGCTTTCTTTGTACTGGCAGTTCCTTCAGTTGTACCGGATTGTTGTATATTTACATATTTCTCTTCACCATCCATTTGGACTGCTTCAATCGGAACATATAAAGCATCTTTAACACTATTCGTCAAAATGCTCACTTCAGTCGACATCCCAATTTTTATATCGCCGGGTTTGTCAATTTTGATCGTAACATCGAACGAAGAAACTCCATTCTCATATGTACCTTCCTTTGCTACACTGGTCACTTCCCCCGTAAACGTTTCATCTTCAAAAGCACTGGCTTTAATTTCAACCGTTTGTCCTTTTTTAACACTTGGAACATCCAATTCATCTACACTGATCGTGGTTTTCAATTTTTTATAATCCGTAACATGTGCCAAAACTTCACCGCTTGATACACGATCGCCTTCTTCAACATCCATTGTTGTAACGGTACCATCGAATGGGGCAGTTATCGGGTCACTTCCATCCGTGAAGGTAATAAGTTCATCACCTTTCTCAACCAATTCATTCTTCTCTACAAGGACTTCATCCACTTCACCCGTTACAGAGGAAGTGATGTCCTCACTATTGATTGCGGCGACCGATCCGGAACCGCTTATTTGAACTTCAAGATCTCCCTTTTCAACTGTTGCGGTCACCGACTTTGCGATGACAGGCTCAGCACTGTCCTTCATGAAAAACCAAGCGCATCCCCCAATCGCCAGCACTAAAACCGTACATATCATTATCCACTTTTTCATCACTTTTCTCCTTTCAGATTTCCTTCATTGAAACCAGTATCGTGAAAGAAGCTTAACTTTTCCTTAATGGCCATGCGTTTGATTTCCATGATCTTCCGTACGCATGGCACACGTCCTTGCTTGTACGAACAAATTAAAACGGTGTCGAACGAAAAAAGATTTAATTTTAGCATTTAAATTTACAATATATTCTGAAAATTATATACTGATACTGTTATCGGAAATTAGTAATGAAATCTAAATCAATGATGATGAAGGGGGAACCAACTTGGCATCAAACGATTCAATCGCTAAGGAAACCGAGGCAAGCGCTTCCACGGACTACACCAAGATCGTCCAATCACAATCTTTTCAAGAACTGTTAAGGAAAAAACGCAATTTCATCGTCCCGCTATCCATCTTTTTCATGGTCTTTTATTTCACCCTACCTATACTAACTTCCTATTCTAAAGTTCTTAACTCCTATGCTTTCGGGGCAATCAGCTGGGCCTGGATTTTTGCCTTCGCTCAATTTATCATGACCTGGACATTATGCATCCTCTATTCGAAAAAAGCTGCGACATTTGACCAATTAGTGAAAAAAATCGTTAAAGAAGCGAAAGGATAAAAGGTGAATTCACAATGAATATACTTGCTTTTATATTATTTCTAATCATTGTCGGGCTAACATTGGTCATTACCTATTTTGCTTCACGGCGCACCAAAACGACCGCAGACTTTTATACGGCGGACAGCAGCCTTACCGGCTGGCAGAATGGCTGGGCCATTGCGGGGGATTATATGTCCGCTGCCTCGTTTTTGGGGATAGCCGGCATGGTCGCACTCTCTGGATTTGATGGTTTTTTCTATAGCATAGGTTTTCTGGTTGCATATCTGGTCGTTCTTTATATCGTAGCCGAACCGCTCCGTAACCTTGGCAAGTATACATTGGCGGACATGATTGCTGCCCGTTTCAATGAAAAGAAAGTACGCGGGGTCGCTGCCCTTAACACCATTTCCATTTCAACCTTTTATATGATCGCCCAATTAGTCGGTGCAGGTGCCCTTATAAAACTCTTACTTGGAATTGATTATCTTTACTCCGTCATCATTGTAGGCATTTTAATGACCGTATACGTCGTATTTGGCGGTATGACGGCCACCAGTTGGGTCCAAATCGTCAAAGCCGTTTTATTGATGGCAGGTACATTCATCATCTCCATCATCGTATTGGCGAAATTCGACTTTAGCGTGATCGAGATGTTCAAGCAGATGAAAACAGCCACTCCTTTGGGCGGGGATTTCCTCAACCCCGGTAACAAATTCAAGGATCCCTTGGATACCTTATCCCTTAATTTAGCGCTTGTACTCGGTACAGCAGGACTTCCTCACATTCTCATCCGTTTCTTTACGGTGAAAGACGCCATCACAGCCCGAAAGTCCGTAGTATATGCTACTTGGATCATTGGCATCTTTTATATAATGACCATTTTCCTGGGATTTGGAGCGGCAGCTTTTGTTGGCTACGACAAAATCATTGGCGCGAATGCGGCTGGGAATATGGCTGCCCCGCTGCTTGCCGAAGCCATTGGGGGTGACTTCCTGTTCGCATTTGTCTCTGCAGTTGCTTTCGCTACCATTTTAGCGGTTGTAGCAGGCCTCGTTCTATCGGCAGCATCTGCTTTTGCCCATGACTTCTATGGCCACATCATCCGGAAGGGCCAAGCCACTGACAAGGAACAAGTCGTTGCTGCTCGTTGGGCATCGATCGGGGTGTCCGTCCTCTCCATCATCCTTGCCTTATTTGCCCAAAACATGAATGTCGCCTTCCTTGTTTCACTTGCCTTTGCTGTCGCTGCCAGTGCCAATCTGCCCATCATTGTCTTCACGGTATTCTGGAAACGTTTTAACACAGCTGGGGCTGTCACGGGCATGTTAGTTGGACTGGTCAGTTCTTTATTGCTTGTGTTCCTGAGTCCCAATGTCTGGTCACCGGTGGAGGGAGCAGCAATATTCGTCGGGGAGCCATTATTCCCGCTTGCCAATCCAGGCATCATCTCCATCCCGATTGGTTTTATCGCAGCCATCGCCGGAACACTTCTGTCAAGCAAGAAAGCTGATGCAAAAAAATTCGACGAAATTTTGGTTACAGCCAACACTGGGATGAAAGATCCTATATAAGCTAGCTTACTTATTATTTTAAAATACTAAAAAGAGAAAGGAGATCAGGGTTCGGCCTGATCTCCTTTCTCTTTATTTAGAAACATATATCAAGAAGATTCCTGCTAACTTCTCAATCTTAACTTCCTTCTATTGTACTTAGTTACTAACTGGTTCATAACTTCTGCAAAGATCAGCCCCATCGCAATGGCACCAGCCAGCATGAAGACCTTGGCGGCCAACTGAACGGCAACATAAAAATCATTTCCGACAAAATGCTTCATCGCATCATAAGACAAACCTCCAGGCACGAGCGGGATGATTCCTGATATATTGAAAATTGTGATCGGCGTTTTATACCTTTTAGCAAAATACTGACTGATAACCGCAACGATAAATGCAGCCGCTAATGTTGCCATGATGCTGTTTATCTCATTTTCAACCAGAAAAAAGTATAAGATCCATCCTAACATCCCCACGAAACCACATTGTAACAATGAATTTTTTGGTACATTGAAGATGACTCCAAAGGCGGCTGAGGCAATGAAACTTGTAATAAGCTGTGCAATCATCATTCTACCTCCCCTTAAATCATAAGAAAACAAACGCAGCCGATATTCCTGCCCCAATGGCTAAAGCAGTCAAACCTGCATCAACACCCTTGGATAGGCCCGAAACCAAATGTCCTGCAATTAAATCCCTTGCTGCATTCGTAATTAACAGCCCTGGCACAAGCGGCATCACCGCTCCAATGATTATCTTGTCCAAATGACTTCCGACTCCAATCTGGACAAAGAACATAGCTGCTAGACCTACGACTAATGAGGCGATGAATTCAGCAAAAAAACGAACTTCCAGTAACCGGTGCAAATAAAACAGGCATGAGAAACCCATTCCTCCAGCTATACAGGACCAGATGAAATCATTCCACTGGCCTTGGAACATGATTAAAAAGCAGCCGCTCGATATAAACGCAGCAAAGACCTGTACCCACATGGGATACCCCATCCCTGCCTTTTCGATTTGTTTTAACTGTAAATAAGCTTCCTCCGGTGTCATTTCCTTGCTGGAAATGCTTCGGGATATACTGTTGACCAGCGTCACCTTATGTAAATCTGTAGATCGTTGGGAAACTCGAATTAATTTTGAAGCCGGGTGCATGCCATCCAGCGAAAAAATAATTCCTGTAGGGGTCGAAAAACTATGTGAGTCACCGCATCCAAACGCTGCAGCGATTCTTACCATCGTATCTTCCACCCGTGAAGTTTCCGCTCCGTTCTGAAGCATGATTTTTCCCGCAAGTAAACATACATCTATAATTTCATTGTATAGTAAACGTTCATCCATTTTATCCTCTCCATCACTTCCTGCATGAGTTTCCCTCTATAACAGATAACGATCATACCAAGTTAAATCCACCTCATAATAGCCCAATTCCCGTGAAAAGGATATAAAAATATTACCTATTTAATTTATCAATTCCATTAACCGCCACTTCAGACTTCCTTAGTACCAGTATTCCCCTTATTTCTTGCCGAAACCGTTTAGTTAACAGAAAGATTCATTTATAACCATAAATAAAAGGAGTGCGGGCACGAACCCTGCATCCCCTTTTTCCCGTCCAGTATGACTATACGCCCTTTTGAATGAAGCAATCCACGGTTTCATTAAACAAATCGCTTTCTTCCATAAATGGACAATGGCAACTATCTT
This sequence is a window from Brevibacillus sp. JNUCC-41. Protein-coding genes within it:
- a CDS encoding ABC transporter ATP-binding protein, translating into MTKPIIEIRNMSKSYELGGETVKALQDVCLTIDKGDFISIIGPSGSGKSTFMNMIGCLDKPDIGEYLLDGKEVEKMKDNELAAIRNIKIGFIFQNFNLLAKLTALENVELPLVYRGASVKERRKVANACLDMVGLSDRKNHLPNQLSGGQQQRVAIARALAGDPPVLLADEPTGALDSKTSKEVLQMLKELNEKGQTIILITHDLEVAKEATRVVRIQDGQLFENGGDWIEPERINDNGYTQYQNQ
- a CDS encoding efflux RND transporter periplasmic adaptor subunit; the protein is MKKWIMICTVLVLAIGGCAWFFMKDSAEPVIAKSVTATVEKGDLEVQISGSGSVAAINSEDITSSVTGEVDEVLVEKNELVEKGDELITFTDGSDPITAPFDGTVTTMDVEEGDRVSSGEVLAHVTDYKKLKTTISVDELDVPSVKKGQTVEIKASAFEDETFTGEVTSVAKEGTYENGVSSFDVTIKIDKPGDIKIGMSTEVSILTNSVKDALYVPIEAVQMDGEEKYVNIQQSGTTEGTASTKKAVETGISNDRYIEITSGLEEGQFVSLPITINESSTGSGGEGMRGGQGGEMRMPSGGMPNGGGMPSGKGGQ
- a CDS encoding DUF485 domain-containing protein; this translates as MASNDSIAKETEASASTDYTKIVQSQSFQELLRKKRNFIVPLSIFFMVFYFTLPILTSYSKVLNSYAFGAISWAWIFAFAQFIMTWTLCILYSKKAATFDQLVKKIVKEAKG
- a CDS encoding solute symporter family protein, which encodes MNILAFILFLIIVGLTLVITYFASRRTKTTADFYTADSSLTGWQNGWAIAGDYMSAASFLGIAGMVALSGFDGFFYSIGFLVAYLVVLYIVAEPLRNLGKYTLADMIAARFNEKKVRGVAALNTISISTFYMIAQLVGAGALIKLLLGIDYLYSVIIVGILMTVYVVFGGMTATSWVQIVKAVLLMAGTFIISIIVLAKFDFSVIEMFKQMKTATPLGGDFLNPGNKFKDPLDTLSLNLALVLGTAGLPHILIRFFTVKDAITARKSVVYATWIIGIFYIMTIFLGFGAAAFVGYDKIIGANAAGNMAAPLLAEAIGGDFLFAFVSAVAFATILAVVAGLVLSAASAFAHDFYGHIIRKGQATDKEQVVAARWASIGVSVLSIILALFAQNMNVAFLVSLAFAVAASANLPIIVFTVFWKRFNTAGAVTGMLVGLVSSLLLVFLSPNVWSPVEGAAIFVGEPLFPLANPGIISIPIGFIAAIAGTLLSSKKADAKKFDEILVTANTGMKDPI
- a CDS encoding threonine/serine exporter family protein, with amino-acid sequence MMIAQLITSFIASAAFGVIFNVPKNSLLQCGFVGMLGWILYFFLVENEINSIMATLAAAFIVAVISQYFAKRYKTPITIFNISGIIPLVPGGLSYDAMKHFVGNDFYVAVQLAAKVFMLAGAIAMGLIFAEVMNQLVTKYNRRKLRLRS
- a CDS encoding threonine/serine exporter family protein, which encodes MDERLLYNEIIDVCLLAGKIMLQNGAETSRVEDTMVRIAAAFGCGDSHSFSTPTGIIFSLDGMHPASKLIRVSQRSTDLHKVTLVNSISRSISSKEMTPEEAYLQLKQIEKAGMGYPMWVQVFAAFISSGCFLIMFQGQWNDFIWSCIAGGMGFSCLFYLHRLLEVRFFAEFIASLVVGLAAMFFVQIGVGSHLDKIIIGAVMPLVPGLLITNAARDLIAGHLVSGLSKGVDAGLTALAIGAGISAAFVFL